The nucleotide window AAATCATCGTAAAGTTGCATGCTTCTATGGGAAATATGTTAGTGCAGCATTCTTTCATATAAATGAAACTCCCTCTTCCTATCTAGCTAGCTCTCAGCTCTTAGTTCAGAATTAGTTTGATTGCAGTATGATCGTCTTTTGATtactttctttttatctttgtcTTTTTGTCTGCCATCCTTTTCTCCggttcattttccttttatttcttgaaAGTTTGAATCACATTTCGATACAGAAtcgatttcattttattttattattatattttttaaaatttttataaaaaaatataataaataatttaattttttaaatctctaaataattataatattaaaaataatattatgaggTAATTactatatgaataaatatagatagaagtcactattaaaAACATCcattttacacacatgatgtggTATCATCTAGACTACACATCTCTCTGAATAAGTGTTAGGAACAATCAACTAAAATCAGCCACGCAATGAGTGTAAAATATGTACtactataatgacttctctataatatttctcttcctATATATGTAACCCGACATAATTTTGATGTATCTCTTAGTTTTGACTTTATAGATACTAGATAATAAATTCTATATCGATATTGTCGGctataaaataaggaaaatgctggagctctcctgggggctcccgttggagCTCTAGTGcattttattatgtgtatttttttaattctttttttatatagatttttttaataatttttaatatttttaaaaaataaaaaaattcataatattattaaataataatttcttaatcacgaagtaaaatataaaatatttttttatgatttttcattttacttcgtgattaaggaagtattttttaatattttttttacttcttgattaagaaagtgtttttaatgatgttctaaatttattttatttttaaaaaatattaaaaaaatttatataaaaaacaacttaaaaaaaaaaacacatacaaatacATGCTACAGTCCCGGCGGGAGCTGTAGCACCATCCATAAAATAATTAGGAAGGCAAATAAGTTCTATTTCCTACCCTAAAGGGCAACAAAACTAATTAGTGCAAAGATATCAATATTATTAGCaagaaaagtttttttaaacatctctTCGATCTCGTTTTACGTTTTTCTCATCAACATATgataattaaggaaaataccaaattctaattttgttctctccttctataaaaaaaatgaagtaataGGCTCTTTACTAAggaaaataaaaccataaagaaGAAAGCCCTTCAAAGAATGGATAAAATTAAAGAGCTATCTTCAAAATTAAGGTAATTATTTCTAATGAATAATGCTTTAAATTTGGAGAAGATTTCATAAGTACTAGTTTTTTCTACGCTTTCcgtaggaaagaaaaaaagagactCGGACTAAAAAGGAAACTAGAATGAATTAAGTGAGGAAAaacaatgaatatatatatgttatttcgaaaaaaggaaaaataataatgatgaaattattattattattattattattataatagtagtaccattaatatttttcttccctcttgtgaagagtattaataataaaagaaatgatatttatattgtaatacacaaatattgtgtaatttaaaataaaaaaatgaataaatataaaatttacatataaaaataattaggtTCATTTACGCATTCGGTTTTATGTAACATTAATCTAGTAATAAACCTAGCTCCTTCAATATACGTGTAGGTGGTCTCTAATAGCTAGTCACTTGCCTGGAAGAACAGATaacgaaataaaaaattactggAACGCCCACTTGAGCAGAAAGATTCACTCGTTCACTAAGGTTTCCGGTGGAACATCGCTAGCGATTATCGTGGATATTCCTGTTAAACGAAGAGGCGGGAGAACCAGTAGACGGTGcatgaagaagaacaagaattaCTACGTCCAAAAGAATAATGTTGGCCGGATTCCGACGATAAAACCCATTAATGATAGTGTTTTTAATCCAACTGATCAAGAAATCCCATCAGTACATGAGAACCCAACACCAGCGTCAGCGAAAGAGATCATCACCGTGTCCAGCACTGCAACAGACGATGGCGTGGTTTTGGATCCACATGTTGTCCTTgacaaggagagagagagcgtggTTTCGGGTTGTCATCATCAGGCAACAGAGAAATATGATCAGAACCAAATGGCGGTGTGCCCTAGTAGTAGTAATGGTCAGAAGGAGACTGAAATATTGGGACCATATGTTAGTGAGGAGAGCATTAATGATGGTGGGTTGTTGTCGATTGATTACATTTTGAGCAATAATGCTTTGCTGGATTCAAATGAGTTTTTAACTACAAGCGAATCAAGGAGCTGTAAACCAGAAGCTGTATTTGAGGACAAAAGCAGTAGCAATACTGAATTCCTGTGTGTAGACAAGCTGCTGGCGATGGAAAGTACTAATCACGAGTACATGGAGATCAGTGGCGCTAATAATTGTTCGAATATTGGAGATAATGGAGAGTGGTGTTCCTGTAATTCTCCATTGACTTCTGGTTTTGCTGAATTTTATGGGGTTGATAACGGGGGATTATGGGATGGTGTTGGACAGGGAAATGAGATATGGAATGATCAGAAAGAGAATGTGTTATCCTCGCTGTGGGAGGGTGATGGGGATAGTTGTAACTTGACAGATACAGATCCTGACAAACAGGATGCTTTGGTCGCTTGGCTTCTATCCTAGAACATGATCTCTCTTTTTGGCTGAAAAATGTTAATTAATTGTTTGAGTTGAGTGTTGGGATATGATCTCGTACGTGGTGGttcgaaattattttttttacaagcattatgtaaaatttttattcaatctaTATCTCGGGTTGTCTCAAGCGATTGACccatcactaaaaaaaatatatatatttggcagCATTTCTATTATCCAAGTTTATAGAAATGCCcgcaaaaataataatttatcaatattattaatttcatttttaagaaaattaaatataaatttgtcgATGTTTGCGTAAACGTAGGTTATATAAGAGTTGTTAATCCTGCATTAATCGGTAATAACAATATGAGTAACTGTTTTATAAACATTTAAtgacaaagttaaaaaaatataaaatgaaaatgttatttggcatacattttaaaaacattcTGCTTGTAAAGTTGTGAACTATGAACCGATCAGTGTGCTAACACGTGCAGCTTTTTCTCCGTGCGTTAAACTTGAAACATTCAATAGATTAAACACCCATGCCGATTGCCGAGTAAAACGATATCAATAGCGGACTAgtattgatatatatgattCTCGTGCTGGATCAATCGCTCTGTCCGACCCTAGTTGGtgttgggttttggtttttggaTTCGTTCTCCCGAGAAAGAACCAGTTTTGGAAGAGAAATGGTGGAACCGGCGAGGCCTCAATTCGTTCTTTTCGGATCCTCCATTGTCCAAATGAGCTTCGGCCATGGCGGTTGGGGTACTGCCATTCTCGCTGAAATCTACGCTCGCAAggtatcctctctctctctctctctctcactcactcactcacacacacacacacacgaaaTACATGTGTATTTGTGTGTCATTTAGTTCAATGTTGGCTTATTAGCTTGGTTTGTGAAATTTGGTTCACGCACAGTAAAACATGTTATCGAAGCCGATCTTTTTTCCTATTAAAATGAAGCCCATTTTGGTTGACCCTGGCAAGGAGGGCATTCGTCTTAGGGCCCATGATGCATTGCCGTTATAAATCAAGATATTGGGTTTGAACTTGTCAATCGATTCATCACCtttcaaacataaataatatctattcgAACCCTTTTACTAGTAGCAGTACATCTTGGATCTGCCAATTATGTTATAGCCGAAGTCCTACTTATGGCGACCTGGTCGAATTGGAGCTCCAATATAAAGATCTTCATTAGTCCAATCTACATATAGTTGGAATCTCAGAGCCTTTATTGTTTATGACTGTGGAATTACTCTCTACCGTTTTGTTCTGATCATAGCATTCCATAAAAACTTCATAGAACAGTGGAAAGGGAGTTCTAGTTCCCATAGTGGTTCATTGTTAATTGGACCTCTTCGTTGCTCTTGATAACTCCCTTTGTATCCCTAAAATTTAGTACCATTGATGGGGAGCTCTACAAGGAATCAGGTTttttccagcgctcaaaatcgtcgcaaatatcTCTATTAATCGTTGCAT belongs to Juglans regia cultivar Chandler chromosome 8, Walnut 2.0, whole genome shotgun sequence and includes:
- the LOC109019321 gene encoding transcription factor MYB111-like, producing MGRAPCCEKEGLKKGRWTAEEDEILIKYIQANGVGLWRSLPKNAGLLRCGKSCRLRWINYLKDGLKRGNISAEEDQIIVKLHASMGNMWSLIASHLPGRTDNEIKNYWNAHLSRKIHSFTKVSGGTSLAIIVDIPVKRRGGRTSRRCMKKNKNYYVQKNNVGRIPTIKPINDSVFNPTDQEIPSVHENPTPASAKEIITVSSTATDDGVVLDPHVVLDKERESVVSGCHHQATEKYDQNQMAVCPSSSNGQKETEILGPYVSEESINDGGLLSIDYILSNNALLDSNEFLTTSESRSCKPEAVFEDKSSSNTEFLCVDKLLAMESTNHEYMEISGANNCSNIGDNGEWCSCNSPLTSGFAEFYGVDNGGLWDGVGQGNEIWNDQKENVLSSLWEGDGDSCNLTDTDPDKQDALVAWLLS